One genomic segment of Trichococcus shcherbakoviae includes these proteins:
- a CDS encoding LacI family DNA-binding transcriptional regulator yields MSTILDVAKKAKVSIATVSRALNNQPGCSEETRKKVMRIAQELGYEPNEVARSLINKKTNTIGVIIPEISSLLSSEFINGIDAIAKQESSNLIVTYTKSNIVSTEENLKMLHEKRVDGIIFVSEILRKEYYDYIKRNNIPCVLLSTKSAEYASIPYVKVDDYDASYAATNYLIKMGHKKIGLISGSSADPIAGNPRIDGYKKAILENLNKVVEERQIVSGNGFGFDDGRDNFIQLMKQFPELTAIFCASDEMAIGAISAAYKLGISIPEDVSIMGYDNLKISEMSVPPLTTTAQPLVKMAEKATEILFKIINKKADDVHSIIMPYQIIERDSVKKIK; encoded by the coding sequence GTGAGTACAATACTAGATGTTGCAAAAAAAGCAAAAGTTTCTATCGCCACAGTCTCCAGAGCCTTAAATAATCAGCCTGGATGTTCGGAAGAAACAAGAAAAAAAGTTATGAGAATAGCTCAAGAATTGGGTTATGAACCAAACGAAGTCGCCAGAAGCCTAATAAATAAAAAAACGAATACGATAGGTGTTATCATACCTGAGATTTCAAGTCTGTTAAGTTCAGAATTTATTAATGGAATTGATGCTATAGCCAAGCAAGAAAGTTCAAACTTAATTGTCACCTATACGAAATCGAATATTGTAAGCACAGAAGAGAATCTAAAGATGCTGCACGAGAAGCGAGTGGATGGCATTATATTCGTCAGTGAAATCCTGCGAAAGGAATATTATGACTATATAAAAAGAAATAATATCCCTTGTGTATTGCTGTCTACGAAATCAGCTGAATATGCGAGTATCCCATATGTAAAAGTTGATGATTACGATGCATCTTATGCAGCTACCAACTATTTGATCAAGATGGGGCATAAAAAAATTGGCTTAATCAGTGGAAGTTCTGCAGATCCAATTGCGGGGAATCCACGAATTGACGGTTACAAAAAAGCAATATTAGAAAATCTTAACAAGGTTGTTGAAGAGAGACAAATTGTATCAGGAAACGGGTTCGGATTCGATGATGGAAGAGATAACTTCATTCAATTAATGAAGCAATTTCCTGAATTGACAGCGATATTTTGTGCGAGCGATGAAATGGCTATCGGAGCGATTTCTGCTGCGTATAAATTAGGTATAAGCATACCGGAAGATGTCTCTATTATGGGCTATGATAATTTGAAAATATCTGAGATGTCAGTACCGCCGTTGACAACAACTGCTCAGCCATTAGTAAAAATGGCAGAGAAGGCAACTGAAATATTATTCAAAATTATAAATAAGAAGGCTGACGATGTGCATTCGATTATCATGCCATATCAAATCATTGAAAGAGACAGTGTGAAAAAAATAAAGTAA
- a CDS encoding PLP-dependent aminotransferase family protein, whose protein sequence is MAEWRLDQDRGMPLYQQLMQLIEEKIKAGDLVPGRALPAERKLAEELKVNRSTVIRALEELTTQGILIRKRGSGTFVNPNKWGMQTRPTINWRTSLTPDNLSVDTPYQRDVKQLLAQHRSREILDLGNGDLPKDLLPELKIPDISLGEMLHGEATFIRENRGIKATRESVQKHLKTAYGMTVPLEEIFITSGTQQSLFLITQGLLKPGDAIGIEAPSYFYSLRLFQAAGLRIIPIPMDGEGMTVNGLQEASLQYPLKMIFLNPIFQNPTGTIMSPERKQAILDYCLLKRIPIVEDDAYGSFVFDETVDNRPLKSLDKRQQVLYLGSLSKFAGQHIRIGWMVGPAAIVRELADIRDQIDSGLSFLPQLLAEHYLASEITEHLPIIVTALKERADKLQTWLRTKYGQEISFEPAKGGYHLYCHFANKTDAEMDELLQELLEEKVIVKEGIQFGDKKNAVRFSFGHFLERIAKI, encoded by the coding sequence ATGGCGGAGTGGAGACTGGATCAGGATAGGGGCATGCCGCTCTATCAACAGCTTATGCAGCTGATCGAAGAGAAGATAAAAGCCGGCGATTTGGTCCCCGGCCGAGCCTTGCCGGCGGAACGCAAGCTGGCGGAGGAACTGAAGGTCAACCGGTCTACCGTCATTCGGGCACTGGAAGAGCTGACGACGCAGGGGATCCTCATCCGCAAAAGGGGCAGCGGGACATTCGTGAATCCGAATAAATGGGGGATGCAGACAAGGCCCACCATCAATTGGCGGACCTCCTTGACGCCGGATAATCTTTCAGTGGACACCCCTTATCAAAGGGACGTCAAACAGCTATTGGCGCAGCACCGATCGCGCGAAATACTGGATTTGGGGAATGGGGATTTGCCGAAGGACCTCTTGCCGGAACTGAAGATCCCGGATATTTCGCTTGGGGAAATGTTGCATGGGGAAGCCACTTTCATCAGGGAAAACCGCGGCATCAAAGCTACAAGGGAAAGCGTCCAAAAACACTTGAAGACTGCGTACGGGATGACTGTCCCGCTGGAGGAAATCTTCATCACTTCGGGAACCCAACAATCATTGTTTTTGATTACGCAAGGGCTGTTGAAGCCAGGTGATGCAATCGGCATCGAGGCTCCTTCCTATTTCTATTCTTTGCGGCTTTTTCAGGCTGCCGGTCTGCGGATTATTCCGATTCCGATGGATGGTGAGGGAATGACCGTCAATGGTCTTCAGGAAGCTTCCTTGCAGTATCCTCTGAAGATGATTTTTCTGAATCCGATTTTCCAGAATCCGACAGGAACGATCATGAGTCCGGAGCGGAAACAGGCCATACTTGATTATTGTTTACTGAAGCGCATCCCGATCGTGGAGGATGATGCATACGGCAGCTTTGTTTTTGATGAAACGGTTGATAACCGTCCGTTGAAAAGCCTGGATAAACGACAACAAGTGCTGTATCTCGGTTCCTTATCCAAATTTGCCGGTCAGCATATCCGGATCGGATGGATGGTTGGACCAGCCGCCATTGTCCGGGAATTGGCCGACATCCGCGATCAGATCGACTCCGGATTGAGTTTCTTGCCGCAGCTGTTGGCCGAACATTATTTGGCGAGCGAGATCACTGAACATCTTCCGATCATCGTTACGGCTTTGAAAGAGCGCGCCGACAAATTGCAGACGTGGCTCAGAACCAAATATGGGCAAGAGATAAGTTTTGAACCGGCAAAAGGCGGCTACCATCTTTATTGTCATTTCGCCAATAAAACCGATGCCGAGATGGATGAGCTGCTGCAGGAATTGTTGGAAGAAAAAGTGATCGTGAAGGAAGGTATCCAGTTCGGCGACAAAAAAAATGCGGTCCGTTTCAGTTTCGGTCATTTTTTAGAGCGGATTGCAAAGATATGA
- the pdxS gene encoding pyridoxal 5'-phosphate synthase lyase subunit PdxS, with protein MTTKIIGSEKVKRGMAQMQKGGVIMDVVNAEQARIAEAAGAVAVMALERVPSDIRAAGGVARMADPTIVEAVMNAVSIPVMAKARIGHITEARILEAMGVDYIDESEVLTPADEEFHLLKSDYTVPFVCGCRDLGEALRRIGEGASMLRTKGEPGTGNIVEAVRHMRKVNGQIRQLITKSDDELMTFAKEIGAPYELVKEIKLLGKLPVVNFAAGGVATPADAALMMSLGADGVFVGSGIFKAENPEKFARAIVRATTNYEDYALLAELSKGLGEPMKGIDISTLHASERMQERGW; from the coding sequence ATGACAACAAAAATCATCGGTTCAGAAAAAGTAAAACGCGGGATGGCCCAAATGCAAAAAGGCGGCGTCATCATGGATGTCGTGAACGCGGAGCAGGCAAGGATCGCCGAGGCGGCTGGTGCCGTAGCGGTCATGGCATTGGAGCGCGTTCCATCGGACATCCGTGCAGCCGGCGGAGTTGCCCGCATGGCGGACCCTACCATCGTCGAGGCAGTGATGAACGCGGTGAGCATTCCCGTCATGGCGAAAGCCCGCATCGGCCACATCACCGAAGCGCGCATCCTGGAAGCTATGGGCGTCGACTATATCGACGAAAGCGAAGTGCTGACCCCTGCCGATGAGGAATTCCACCTTTTGAAATCGGACTATACCGTTCCTTTCGTCTGCGGCTGCCGTGATCTGGGAGAAGCCTTGCGCCGCATCGGTGAAGGTGCTTCGATGCTGCGCACAAAGGGTGAGCCGGGGACCGGCAATATCGTGGAAGCCGTCCGCCATATGCGCAAAGTCAACGGCCAAATCCGCCAGTTGATCACGAAATCGGACGATGAGCTGATGACATTCGCCAAGGAAATCGGAGCCCCTTACGAACTGGTCAAGGAAATCAAATTGCTCGGGAAATTGCCGGTCGTGAACTTCGCTGCCGGCGGTGTCGCAACACCTGCTGACGCGGCCTTGATGATGAGCTTGGGCGCAGATGGCGTCTTCGTCGGATCCGGCATCTTCAAAGCCGAAAATCCCGAAAAATTCGCCCGCGCCATCGTCCGCGCGACAACCAATTACGAGGACTATGCCTTGTTGGCCGAACTGTCCAAAGGCTTGGGTGAACCGATGAAAGGGATCGACATTAGTACGCTCCACGCCTCCGAACGCATGCAGGAAAGAGGCTGGTAA
- the pdxT gene encoding pyridoxal 5'-phosphate synthase glutaminase subunit PdxT: MTNKIGVLALQGAVTEHLQALTKLGVTASAVKLPADLDGLDGLIIPGGESTAIGRLIREQHLEEPLRKFFAAGKAIFGTCAGLILCSTDSSHAPDELRLGFIDIAVERNGFGRQVDSFEALLPFEGIAEPVESVFIRAPYIRSVGKGVRVLASIDGKIVAAENDQILVTAFHPELTDDLSVFEYFLKKVG, encoded by the coding sequence ATGACAAATAAAATCGGCGTATTGGCCTTGCAAGGTGCGGTCACGGAGCACCTGCAGGCTCTGACTAAGTTGGGTGTCACCGCCTCTGCCGTCAAACTGCCCGCCGATCTGGACGGCTTGGACGGGCTGATCATCCCAGGCGGCGAATCGACCGCCATCGGCCGTTTGATCCGCGAACAGCATCTGGAGGAACCTTTGCGGAAATTCTTCGCAGCCGGCAAAGCGATTTTCGGCACCTGCGCCGGACTGATTCTTTGCAGCACGGACAGCAGCCATGCACCCGATGAATTGCGGCTCGGCTTCATCGACATCGCAGTCGAACGGAACGGCTTCGGGCGCCAAGTCGACAGTTTCGAAGCCCTGCTGCCATTTGAAGGCATCGCAGAACCGGTGGAATCCGTCTTCATCCGCGCCCCTTACATCCGCTCAGTCGGAAAGGGAGTCCGCGTGCTTGCAAGCATCGACGGAAAGATTGTAGCGGCCGAAAACGACCAGATTTTGGTTACTGCTTTCCATCCGGAATTGACGGACGATCTGTCGGTGTTCGAGTATTTTTTGAAGAAAGTCGGATAA